TCGCACGGCCTCGGGCTCCTTCGCGGTGGAGTCGTCGCCCGCACGGGTCGCACTGCCGAGCCGCATCTTCGTCGAGGGGCGCCACGACGCCGAACTCGTCGAGAAGGTCTGGGGCGCCGACCTCCGCATCGAGGGCGTCGTCGTGGAGTACCTCGAGGGTGTCGACGTTCTGGCCGACGTGCTCGCCGAATTCCGCCCGGGGCCGGGTCGCAAGGCCGGAGTGCTCGTCGACCATCTGGTGGCCGGTTCGAAGGAGCAGCGCATCGCCGACGCCGTCATGCGCGGCCCTCACGGGGCGAACGTGCTCGTCGTGGGGCATCCGTTCATCGACATCTGGCAGGGCGTGAAGCCGGCCCGCCTCGGCAAAGAGGCGTGGCCCGTGATCCCGCGGGGCATCGAATGGAAGCACGGCGTCTGCGATGCGTTCGGCTGGCCGCACGCCGAGCAGGCCGACATCGCGCGGGCCTGGCAGCACATCCTCGGCCGGGTGCGCGGCTACGGCGACCTCGAGCCCGCCCTGCTCGGCCGGGTCGAGGAGCTCATCGACTTCGTGACCGCACCCGCCGGCTGACGACGACGGCCCCCGAGTACCCGATGCGTGCACGAGTACCTCACCTGCAATGCAGCTCGGGGCCTCCGGCGCCGAACGGGTCCTCAGCAGAATGCCAGCAGCTCAGATCGAGAAGCCGCCGTCGCTCACGATCAGCTGACCCGTGACCCAGCGGGCGTCATCCGAGACGAGGAAGCGAACGAGGCGCGCGGCGTCGTCGGGCGTGCCGAGCCTGCCGCTCGGCTGTGCGGCCGTGAGCGCGATGCGCGTCTCGTCGTCCATCCAGCCCGTGTCGACCGGCCCGGGGTTCACGAGGTTCGCCGTGATGCCGCGCGAGGCGAGTTCGCGAGCCGCCGCGATGACGATGCGGTCGAGTGCGCCCTTGCTCGCGCCGTAGGGCACGTTGCCGACGACGTGATCGCTCGTGAGTGCGACCACGCGGCCGCCCTCACTCGGGACCTGGGCGGCGAAGGCCTGCAGCAGCAGCCACGACGCACGGGTGTTGACCGCGAAGTGCCGGTCGAAGCTCTCGAGCGTGGTGTCGAGGATGCCGGAGTCCACGCTCTCGGCGTGCGAGAGCACGAGCGCGGTAATCGGTCCGAGCGCAGCGGATGCCTCGGCAACGAGCTGTGCGGGCACCGACGGGTCGGCGAGGTCGGCGTCGAGGACGATGGTGCGCGCACCGAGACCCTGCAGTTCGGCCACGAGTGCCGCCGGATCGCGATCGGGATCGCCGCCCAGCGGCATCCGCCGGTCGTAGTCGCCGAAGTGGCTGAACGCGACGTCCCAGCCGTCGGCGGCGAGGGTGGTGGCGATCGCCCAGGCGATGCCGTTGCTGCGGCCGGCGCCGGTGAGCAGCGCGACGGGTCTGGTCATGCCGCTCCTAGACGATCGTGGTGCCGAAGGCGAGGCCGAGGACGTACGTGACCGCCGCCGCGCCGAGGCCGATGCCGAGCTGGCGGAGCGCGCGCTTCAGCGGCGATGCGCCCGAGAGCAGGCCGACGATCGCGCCGGTCGCGAGCAGCGCGATGCTCACGAGCACCGTCGCCGTCAGGATCGCCGGGAGGCCCGTCATGCCGAAGAGGTACGGCAGCACGGGGATCAGGGCGCCAGAGGCGAAGAAGCAGAAGCTCGAGATCGCGGCGGAGAGGCCGGTGCCCACTGCCTCGTCGTCATGCTCGACGATGCTGAGCGCGTCGGTCGGCGCCTGCAGCTGCTCGGCGGCGTGCACGCGGGCGACCACGAGCGCCGCGTGATCGACGGCCTCCTGCTGTTCCATTCCGCGCGCGCGGTAGACGAGTGCGAGCTCGTTGGCGTCGATGTCGAGGTCGGGCAGCGCCTCGCGGGCGGAGGGGTCGGGGGCGGATGCCTCGAGCAGCTCGCGCTGCGACCGCACCGAGACGTACTCCCCCGCGCCCATCGACAGGGCGCCGGCGAGGAGGCCCGCGATTCCCGTGAAGAGCACCACGGCTGCGGGCACGCCCGTGGCACCGATGCCGAGCACGAGCGCGAGGTTCGAGACGAGTCCGTCGTTG
The sequence above is a segment of the Agromyces hippuratus genome. Coding sequences within it:
- a CDS encoding DUF3097 domain-containing protein, whose protein sequence is MPATPLDSFRNDPDDRYGGDVLAGDWKARGRKVIPTVEAERDLVVELAENGFCGAVIGIEKNIVVLEDRFGAKRMFPLGHGFLVDGEAVQLVAPKPKAPAGRLRTASGSFAVESSPARVALPSRIFVEGRHDAELVEKVWGADLRIEGVVVEYLEGVDVLADVLAEFRPGPGRKAGVLVDHLVAGSKEQRIADAVMRGPHGANVLVVGHPFIDIWQGVKPARLGKEAWPVIPRGIEWKHGVCDAFGWPHAEQADIARAWQHILGRVRGYGDLEPALLGRVEELIDFVTAPAG
- a CDS encoding SDR family oxidoreductase; the protein is MTRPVALLTGAGRSNGIAWAIATTLAADGWDVAFSHFGDYDRRMPLGGDPDRDPAALVAELQGLGARTIVLDADLADPSVPAQLVAEASAALGPITALVLSHAESVDSGILDTTLESFDRHFAVNTRASWLLLQAFAAQVPSEGGRVVALTSDHVVGNVPYGASKGALDRIVIAAARELASRGITANLVNPGPVDTGWMDDETRIALTAAQPSGRLGTPDDAARLVRFLVSDDARWVTGQLIVSDGGFSI
- a CDS encoding VIT1/CCC1 transporter family protein, with product MNDVQPAGTAADRARWRRYLADERAEAAVYRELAARRDGEERDILLALAAAEGRHEAHWLALLGGDDRGMPRADVRTRLLGTLARRFGSIFVLALAQRAEARSPYASDPDATAAMAADERIHGEVVRGLASRGRRRLAGTFRAAVFGANDGLVSNLALVLGIGATGVPAAVVLFTGIAGLLAGALSMGAGEYVSVRSQRELLEASAPDPSAREALPDLDIDANELALVYRARGMEQQEAVDHAALVVARVHAAEQLQAPTDALSIVEHDDEAVGTGLSAAISSFCFFASGALIPVLPYLFGMTGLPAILTATVLVSIALLATGAIVGLLSGASPLKRALRQLGIGLGAAAVTYVLGLAFGTTIV